A stretch of the Gossypium hirsutum isolate 1008001.06 chromosome D07, Gossypium_hirsutum_v2.1, whole genome shotgun sequence genome encodes the following:
- the LOC107954359 gene encoding uncharacterized protein — translation MGNYVTALACPPSDTAGKVILWDGAVQDFSWPLTAAELMLEHPQQVVVEFHEAVNQKRPVPLPADHKLDVKKVYVMLPVKRGKPKTLSSEEARRVLSSASSVLRSKSVSPSSKFLPLFARICPANDVLEMAQKLPLQKKENGGEKPEEVQCLTEFLMETVEGRPEFLNRQYSGKGWKPSLDTIKEKKVERKVKVPHWLF, via the coding sequence ATGGGTAACTACGTTACTGCTCTTGCATGTCCTCCGTCGGATACGGCCGGGAAGGTCATTCTTTGGGACGGGGCTGTGCAGGATTTTAGTTGGCCATTGACGGCGGCGGAGCTAATGCTGGAGCATCCTCAACAGGTGGTGGTGGAGTTCCACGAGGCGGTGAACCAGAAGAGGCCGGTTCCGTTGCCAGCTGATCACAAGCTCGACGTGAAAAAGGTTTACGTAATGCTGCCCGTCAAACGAGGGAAGCCGAAAACGTTGTCGTCCGAGGAAGCTCGTCGTGTGCTGTCGAGTGCGAGCTCGGTGTTGAGGTCGAAGTCGGTCTCACCGTCCTCCAAGTTTCTCCCTTTGTTCGCTAGGATATGCCCTGCGAATGATGTTCTAGAGATGGCACAAAAATTGCCGTTGCAGAAGAAGGAAAACGGTGGGGAGAAGCCGGAGGAGGTTCAATGTTTGACGGAGTTTTTGATGGAAACGGTGGAAGGTAGGCCGGAGTTTTTGAACAGGCAATATTCAGGGAAGGGATGGAAACCAAGCTTGGATACTATAAAGGAGAAGAAGGTAGAGAGAAAAGTTAAGGTACCTCATTGGTTGTTTTAA